A stretch of the Jeotgalibacillus malaysiensis genome encodes the following:
- a CDS encoding histidine kinase, with translation MKIIRISFILALVAALSVINLLYFFNTRETLIRNQTNKVEVVIDTIVSSIESDKKAEKYFNDFMADELRTAAIAIQNALPPDIEDVESDELVRLAKELELQGITLFTQQGDDVVGTKSNLPEQIGLSTKLWAEGMWYQMFHQLLTEHEVTLIPGFGEKRKNFWSGPIDTSSANPNMVSKWGYYNDGTTNYLINPFMDDESISLYKEHAGVNKTIDDAENREDFVLDVSVVNSTALIEGERTTRDTGIVWLSDKLKVYGDYRYQSLDDRKHVLEALGKDDSIREIVKIKDEAILKQYHPVPFKNGDNLDDELVIIVASDYSLIQKELNEQLIQQLIASSIVFIIAFGGLYMLVRLITRRERTIFNVQEIYTEHIQSLFKTVREQRHDANHHLYTIAGLMKIEAYEELTRYVETLVNLEEPTRALVDVNIPAFSGLLQSKLTESGEKGIEFEYHFEHMEHLDLKLEKITDLVRACGNVIDNAFHAVLDNPITKPKKIVIYGLYKNKELTISIQNNGAPISSDELSKIFSFGYTSRKNKGGSGIGLASSKKSLERHGGTISVNSDPEFTRFIIKMPVSNKEILES, from the coding sequence AGTTGAAGTTGTGATTGATACAATTGTTAGCTCGATTGAGTCGGATAAGAAAGCAGAAAAGTATTTCAATGACTTTATGGCAGATGAACTGCGAACAGCCGCCATTGCCATTCAAAACGCATTGCCACCCGATATTGAAGACGTTGAAAGCGATGAGCTTGTTAGATTAGCAAAAGAGCTTGAGTTACAAGGTATCACACTCTTTACTCAGCAAGGTGATGATGTTGTCGGAACAAAATCGAACTTACCTGAGCAAATCGGACTGTCTACAAAACTTTGGGCAGAAGGAATGTGGTATCAAATGTTTCATCAACTGCTAACAGAACATGAGGTCACATTAATCCCAGGCTTTGGTGAGAAACGGAAAAACTTCTGGTCAGGTCCCATCGACACCAGTTCAGCAAATCCGAACATGGTTAGCAAATGGGGATATTATAACGACGGGACGACCAATTATCTTATCAATCCTTTTATGGATGATGAAAGCATTTCTCTGTACAAAGAACATGCTGGTGTAAACAAAACGATTGATGATGCTGAAAATAGAGAGGATTTTGTGTTAGATGTATCCGTTGTCAACTCTACAGCATTAATTGAAGGTGAACGAACGACTCGTGATACGGGGATTGTGTGGCTCTCTGATAAATTGAAAGTTTACGGGGATTACCGCTACCAATCATTAGATGACAGAAAGCATGTGCTCGAAGCACTTGGAAAAGACGACTCGATTCGAGAAATTGTGAAAATTAAGGATGAAGCTATTCTTAAACAATATCATCCGGTTCCATTTAAAAATGGAGATAACCTGGATGATGAACTTGTGATTATCGTGGCTTCAGATTACTCCCTTATTCAGAAGGAATTAAATGAACAATTAATTCAACAACTCATTGCAAGTAGCATCGTCTTCATTATTGCTTTCGGAGGGCTTTACATGCTGGTTCGACTCATTACAAGACGTGAAAGAACGATATTCAATGTTCAAGAAATCTATACAGAACACATCCAGTCCCTTTTTAAAACAGTTCGGGAACAACGCCACGATGCGAATCACCATTTGTATACGATTGCTGGTTTAATGAAAATTGAAGCATATGAAGAACTAACACGTTACGTTGAGACCCTCGTGAATCTCGAAGAACCTACACGTGCACTTGTGGATGTAAACATTCCTGCGTTCTCTGGACTTTTGCAGTCAAAGTTAACCGAATCAGGAGAAAAGGGAATTGAATTCGAGTATCATTTTGAACATATGGAGCATTTAGATTTGAAGTTAGAAAAGATTACTGACCTTGTAAGGGCTTGTGGGAATGTCATTGATAATGCGTTTCATGCCGTATTGGATAACCCAATTACCAAGCCTAAGAAAATTGTCATCTATGGCTTATATAAAAATAAGGAGCTCACGATATCCATACAGAATAACGGAGCCCCTATTTCATCTGATGAACTATCTAAGATTTTTTCGTTTGGATATACTTCCCGAAAAAATAAAGGTGGTAGTGGAATCGGTCTTGCGAGTTCTAAAAAATCCTTGGAACGCCATGGTGGAACCATATCCGTTAATAGCGACCCGGAATTTACTCGATTCATTATTAAAATGCCGGTCAGCAATAAAGAAATTTTAGAATCCTAG